A single region of the Amia ocellicauda isolate fAmiCal2 chromosome 8, fAmiCal2.hap1, whole genome shotgun sequence genome encodes:
- the LOC136755278 gene encoding protein shortage in chiasmata 1 ortholog-like, producing the protein MGSVISTCKLIIRGSVLDDWKTSGYPTDFLEKITTSLVQVKGERVEVVLSSNPTSQADMDLGEALWLLGEAREKTGDILQEESFSKSSWQDLFVQEDVVFADCLAKFRRQMPELYSLLARLRTVCVPDPLLNATGEPFREDMFFRCFVPFEETLGTDTEGQVQDQRTEEFGKVAVLNEEVLQSTANRSSIII; encoded by the exons ATGG GATCAGTTATCTCCACCTGTAAGCTGATCATCAGGGGATCGGTTCTGGATGACTGGAAGACCAGTGGGTACCCAACGGACTTTCTAGAAAA GATAACAACATCTCTTGTACAAGTTAAAGGTGAAAGAGTGGAAGTGGTGCTCAGCTCTAACCCCACTTCTCAGGCTGATATGGACCTGGGAGAGGCCTTGTGGCTCCTAGGGGAAGCTAGAGAGAAGACAGGGGACATCCTCCAAGAAGAATCCTTCTCAAAGTCTTCTTGGCAAG ATCTGTTTGTGCAGGAGGATGTGGTGTTCGCCGACTGCTTGGCCAAGTTCAGGAGACAGATGCCAGAGCTGTACTCTCTGCTGGCCCGGCTGCGGACTGTGTGTGTGCCCGATCCGCTGCTTAATGCCACAGGGGAACCCTTTAGGGAGGACATGTTTTTCAG ATGCTTTGTGCCTTTTGAAGAGACCCTGGGCACAGACACAGAGGGACAAGTGCAAGATCAAAGAACTGAGGAGTTCGGAAAAGTTGCAGTGCTGAATGAAGAGGTACTTCAAAGCACTGCAAATAGAAGTAGTATAATCATATGA